Proteins co-encoded in one Oreochromis aureus strain Israel breed Guangdong linkage group 3, ZZ_aureus, whole genome shotgun sequence genomic window:
- the zgc:77880 gene encoding zf-DHHC domain-containing protein, producing the protein MAFLRCRRDPCGVICLILTYFSVFYADYVVIQYVLIPAYSDSVWCTLHGSVFNLILLLLLACHSKAVFSDPGMVPLPDTAIDFSDLRSQSSRMNERGCEGWTVCSRCETYRPPRAHHCRVCQRCIRRMDHHCPWINNCVGELNQKYFIQFLFYTGMASLYSMVLVVSAWVWRIRNERGGDAEKEGEETPSKHLIVAHYIILLVESVLFGVFVMVIFYDQLVSIITDETPIEQMRNKLMIKDRASSSSSSSSTSSSQLPHHPSHTRKPKLALLREVFGRGSVFCWLLPLHSSPPSVGGITYSALPDYDV; encoded by the exons ATGGCGTTTCTTCGCTGTAGGCGAGATCCCTGCGGCGTTATCTGCCTGATTTTAACTTACTTCAGCGTGTTTTATGCGGACTATGTGGTCATACAGTACGTGCTCATCCCCGCGTACTCGGACAG TGTGTGGTGTACTCTCCACGGGTCAGTGTTCAACCtgattctgctgctgctgcttgcctGCCACTCCAAAGCTGTCTTCTCAGATCCTG GTATGGTGCCTCTTCCTGACACGGCCATCGACTTCTCGGACCTCCGCTCTCAGTCGTCTCGGATGAACGAGCGG GGCTGCGAGGGCTGGACGGTGTGCAGTCGCTGCGAAACCTACAGACCCCCCAGAGCGCATCACTGCCGTGTCTGCCAGAGGTGCATACGCCGCATGGACCACCACTGTCCCTG GATCAATAATTGTGTCGGGGAGCTAAACCAGAAGTATTTCATCCAGTTTCTCTTCTACACTG GTATGGCCAGCCTGTACTCCATGGTGCTGGTGGTGTCGGCGTGGGTGTGGAGAATAAGGAATGAACGAGGCGGTGACGCAGAGAAGGAAGGCGAGGAGACGCCCAGCAAACACCTGATAGT GGCGCATTACATCATCCTCCTCGTGGAGTCGGTGCTGTTTGGTGTGTTTGTCATGGTCATCTTCTACGatcag CTGGTCTCCATAATCACAGACGAGACTCCCATCGAGCAGATGCGAAACAAGCTGATGATTAAAGACAGGGCCTCTtcgtcctcttcatcctcctccacctcctcctcacaGCTGCCTCACCACCCTTCACACACCCGCAAGCCGAAGCTGGCCCTGTTGCGGGAGGTCTTTGGGAGAG GTTCAGTCTTTTGCTGGCTTCTCCCGCTCCACTCCAGCCCTCCGTCAGTTGGTGGCATCACCTACTCCGCCCTGCCCGACTACGACGTCTGA